The window CATCTATGTTTCGATCAGCGGCTTCGGACAGTTCGGCCCCATTCACGACCGAGTCGGCTACGATCCACTTGCGCAGGCCATGTCCGGATTCATGTCGCTCAATGGGCCGGTCGAGGGAGGGCCCAGCAAGGCTCCAACTTTTCTCTGCGATGACCTGGCGGGACTGCACGGCGCGATCGCAGCGCTCGCGGCGTTGCAACATCGCGCGCGCACCGGCGAGGGACAGCACTGCGATGTGTCGCTGCTGGACGCGGCCATTTTTCAATCCAACGGTTACCTCACGCTGGGCGCGCTCGGGGCGCCGATGCCGCGGATGGGCAACGAATTTACCTTCTCCATTCCCTGCAACACGTTTCATTGCCGCGATGGCATCGTGATGATGGGAATCCTGCTGGATACGCACTGGAAAGTGCTGGCGCGAATCTGCGAACGCGATGACCTGGCGGACGATCCTGAATACGCGACTATCCCGGGTCGTATGAAGCATCGCGCTGAATGCAATGCGATGGCCGCGAAGTGGTGCGCAGATCTGACGGTCGACGAGGTGGTGGCGATTTGCGCGCGGGAAGGTATCGCATGTGCTCCGGTCAATACCTACACGCAAGCGGCGCAGGACCCGCATGTGCATGAGCGCGACATGTTACAGGAGACGATTCAGGAGGACGGCTCCCGCGCCCCGATCACCGGACCGGCCGCGAAATTTTCCCGCACACCCGTGCGCATACGGAACGGATCGCCCGCCCTCGGGGCGCACAATGACCAGATTCTGGACGAACTCGGAATCGATGCGGCTGCCTGCGCGCGCCTGCGCAACGCCAAAGTCATCTGAACGGCGCGCAGTCTTCGAACCCGCCAAGCGGGCGTGAACCGTGGTCGGCGGGCGCGGGTGAGATGGGTTTTCTCAGGGACGACCCCAGCCACCGCCGCCGGGGGTTTCAATCCGCACCCGATCGGTCGGCTGCAGGGTCGCGTTGGTCTTGGCGGCTAGCCCGGTGCGCCGCTTGCCACGCACCAGATAGTTCGCGCCGGAGGCGCCCGCGCCACCTCCCGCGAGTCCCCAGGGTCGCAGCGCGCGTCGCTCGGTCAACAGGCTGACGTTGGATTCGACCAGGCATTCGAGCTCGCGAACCAATCCATCACCACCTGGCGCTTTTCCTCGTCCACCTGAGCCGCGGCGGATCCGATACTCAGTAATCCGCATCGGATAGTACGCTTCGAGGGCTTCGATCGGCGTGTTGAGAGTGTTGGTCATATGCGTATGGATGCCAGAGGCGCCCGCATGGCCCGGAGCACCGCCGGCGCCACCCGCGATAGTCTCATAGTAGGAGAAATGACGATTTCGAAAGCGATCAAATCCGCCAATCGTCAGATTGGACATCGATCCCGAACTTGCCGCGGGCACTTTAGCTGGTGCGGCCTTGGCTAGTGCACGGAACAGGACATCGACTATGCGTTGCGAGGTTTCCACGTTGCCGCCCGCTACCGCAGCAGGGGGAAGCGCATTCACGACCGATCCCAAGGGCGCGACCAGCTTGATCGGCTGCATCAGCCCTTCGTTTGCGGGAACGGCTTCCGAGGCCAGGCACTTCATAACGTAGAAGGTGGCGGACAGGGTGATCGCGTAGTTGGCGTTAACCGAGCCGCGGACCTGGGGCGCCGATCCCGTAAAATCAACGAGCGCACGACCCTCGCGAATCCGGACGCTTACCTGAATCCGAATTCGTCGGGTGCCGAAGCCGTCGTCGTCGAGAAAGTCGCGGGCCCGGTACAACCCAGGCTTGAGAGCGCGCAAGGAGGACCGCATCAGCCGTGCCGCATAGTCTTTGAGCTCGTTCATCGCGGTACTGACCACCATGCGTCCCGAGTTCCCGACCAATGCGCGGAGACGGTCGGCGCCGACTCGAAGCGCGGCGATTTGCGCGCGCAGGTCGCCTTCACGTTCCTCGCGCACTCTGGTGTTGGCGAGAAAGAGTGCCATCACATCACGCGACACGGTGCCACGCTCGACGACTTTCACGGGCGGCAGGCGAAATCCTTCCTGGTAGATCTCAGTGGAGAGGGCCATTGACCCCGGGGCCATGCCGCCGATGTCGGCGTGATGCGCGCGGTTGGCCGCGTACGCAAATGGGCGGCGGTCTCTGCCGAGAAAAATCGGCATCACCAGGGTGAGATCTGGAAGATGGGTGCCGCCGGCGAAGGGATCGTTGAGCGCGGCGATGTCGCCTGGGTAGAGTTCGAGGTGCTGGATCGCGGCACGTACCGATAGCGGCGTGGATCCAAGATGAACGGGTATGTGCGCGGCCTGCGCGACCAACTCACCCTGCGCATCGAACAAGGCGCAAGAAAAGTCGTGGCGCTCCTTGATATTGGGTGAGTAGCCGGTCTGACCGAGCACCACTCCCATTTCCTCCGCAATCGCGGCCAGCCGGTTGTTCATTACCGCGAGCGCCACCGCATCGAGCTTCATCGCCCTGCCTCCAGATGCAGATTACCGTAGTCATCCACCCGCAGCGTGAATTCGGGCGCGACGTAGGCGGTCGCGCTCAGCTCGACCACAATCGCGGGGCCGCGGATGCGCGCGCCCGCGCCCAGCGAGTCACGTGCAAACACCGGGGCACGGCGTTGGCGGGAGCGGACGAGCACGTCGGCCCGCCCAAGTGGAGATGCGGCCCCCCGCTGGCGGGGGATCTTCGCGAGCGAAGGGGGCTTGTCTGCGGCGCTGGCGCGCAACCGCAGATTAACCACCTCGACCGCGGCTTCTGATGCGCTGTGTCCGAAAGTTCGACGATGGGCGGCATGAAAGGCATCTTTGAAATTCCGCGTTAGCGGCACTTCGAGCTCGTAGGATTGTCCGCGATAGCGCATGTCGAGATGGACCTCGGCCGCGAACGCCGAGCGGGGTGCGCCCTCGCCTGCAAGCTCGCGCCGCGCCCGGACGATCAGCGGCCGCGCGCGCTGCATGAGGCGCGCGTATGGAGGATCGACCTCGCGCACCGTCGTCGAGTATTCCCGCCCCAGCGGCGCGCCAATTGCTCCCCAAGCGCATAACAGCCCTGGATTTCTCGGAAACACAACGTGCCGGATACCCAGATCCAGCGCGAGCTCGGCCGCGTGCATCGGCCCCGCGCCGCCAAAGCCGAGCAACACGAAATCGCGGGGATCGAAACCGCGCTCCACAGTGATCACGCGAAGGGCGCGCTCCATGTTGGCATTGACGACTTGAATCACGCCGCGGGCAGCCGCAATCAGGCTGGTCTTCATCACGGCCGCGATCTTGCGCACGGCAGTGCGGGCCCGGTCCGGATATAGGCGCATCCGACCGCCTAGAAAATTCCCTGCGACCAGGCGGCCCGCGATCAGATCCGCGTCGGTTACCGCTGGCGCGGTCCCACGTCCGTAGCAGGCGGGTCCGGGGTCCGCGCCCGCGCTCTCAGGGCCGACGCGAAGAGAGCCGCCTGCATCGACCCGCGCGATCGATCCGCCCCCCGCCCCGACCGTATGAATGTCGATTACCGGCGCGCGGACCGCATATCCGTCCGGATAGCTCAGCGTTCGGACGCGGGCTGCAGTGTAAAAGAGGGAAACGTCGGTGGAAGTACCACCCATGTCGAAGGTAATGAAACGATCGGTACCGATGACGCGGGCCAGCGCGGCGGCGCCGACTACGCCCGCGGCCGGACCTGACAGAATAGTCCGGATTGGTTCGGCGCGCGCCAGTTCTACCCCGGTGGCGCTGCCGTTCGATTGCATGATGCGCAAGCGCGCGCCGCGGAGATTGCGACGCAGATTTTCCAGATGCGACGCCATCTTCGGCGCGACGTAGGCGTTGACCACCGCGGTCGAAAAGCGTTCGTACTCGCGGTATTCCGAGAGCAAACGGTGCGAGACCGACAACGGCCGGCGAAGTGCGGCCAGTGCGCGCGCCAGCCCCTCTTCCGCCCTTGGATTCGCGTAGGAGTGCAGGAGGCAGACGGCGAACGAGTCTGCGCCGGAACGTCGCGCGAGATTGGCGACGCGTGCGATTTCGCGCCGGCTCAGCTTGGTGAGCGACCTACCGTCATAGAGGGTCCGCTCATGGACACCGATTCGCCGCATGCGCGGCACCAGGGGCTCAGGTCGCGATGGCGCCAGCGCATAGAGATCGTCACGATTCTGTCGGCCGATTTCGATCAAATCTTCGAACCCGGCGTTAGTAAGGATCGTGACTCGCGCTCCCTTGCGCTCCAGGAGGGCGTTGGTCGCGACCGTGGAGCTGTAGGTGACCAGGCTGGGCCAAGTGTCGGGAAGCATCTCGCGCAGGCCCTTCAGGACCGCTCGTGCGGGATCGTCGGGGGTCGACGGAACCTTGTGAACACGCAGGGCTCCGTCGACGATGGCAATCAAGTCGGTGAAAGTTCCACCGGTATCGATGCCGACCGCAATGTTGGACGAAGCATGTCGAAGCCTTGATGGCATGATGGCGGGACGAGCCGACGCTTTTCGAACGACCCGCTCGCTCACGACGGTTTGAGAAGAATTTTGAAATTGGAAGATTTTGCCGCCGCTTCCATTGCCGCAGCGCCTTCCTCGAGCGGAAAAGTCCCATCGATCAGCGGCCGGGGATCGAGCCTGCCGCTTTCAAGTGCCGCCAGCGCCGGCGCTAACCGTCCGCATCGCGACCCGACCACGGTGATTTCGTTTACTACCAGGGGCGCCAGGTTGAGCGTCGCGCCGGTCGCCGCTGTGCTCTTCAGGACTATCGTGCCGCGCGGTTTGACCAACTCGGTTGCGCGGCGCAATCCGTCACCGTGGCCGGTGCAATCGACCACGTAATCGAACCTTTCCTTCAGATCCTGCTCGAGGGAAGTGGAAAGTCCCAGCGACACAAGCCGGCCGAGCTTTTGGGGATGGTGGCCCGCCACGATGGGCAGGTAGCCCTCGCGCTTCAGCGCCAGGGCAATCAACGCACCCAGCCGTCCATCACCCAACACGACGATGGTACGATCGCGGGCGACGTGGAGCTGCTCGAAGATCTCGTAGGCGGCCGCCAGCGGTTCCGTGAAGACCGCAGTTTCGTCCGGGATGGAATCCGGAACTGGGAGCAAATTTTCGTTTGGGAGGCACAGGTATTCAGCGAAGGCGCCGTCGCGGCCGAGAATCCCGAGCACTGTGCGGTCCGGGCAATGACGCGCGAGGCCGTTACGGCAATAGGGGCAGCGGCCGCAAGCGGTGTTGATTTCGCCAACCACGCGTTGGCCGCGAAGTTTCGGATCGTTCGTCGCTGTCACTCGACCGACGAATTCGTGGCCCGGTACTCCCCGATAACCCATGTACCCGCGCATAAGCTCGAGGTCGGTGCCGCAAATTCCCGCCATGGAGACACGCACGATGGTTTCACGCGCGGTCGGGGCCGGATTCGGGCTATCAGATCGGAAGATCAGTTTTGGGTCGACCACGAGCGCGCGCATGGCTAGGAGCGGCGCGAATCAAATTCGCGCGATCGGCCCCATTCAAACAGAAAGAGCGCGGGACATGCCACCCCACGTGACGGTTGGGGTGCTAATCTGCAGACTTAGCGGGGGTCGTCTTCTCGGAAGAGGAAGGCTTGGACTCGGTAGAAGTCTTTGCCTCGCTCTTGGCTTCAGTTTTGGACTCGCTCTGCGACTCGCCCTTCGGGCTGCCGTTCGGTGCCGATGCGCCGTCTTCAGACGCCGGAGCGTGGTCCTTGCCCTTGTTTGCATAGTCGGTGGCGTACCAACCGGTGCCTTTGAGCACGAAGGAGCTCCGCGACATCATCCGCTCCACCTTGCTCTTGCAGTTTGGACACTTTTTTAGCGGCGCCTCAGTGATACGCTGCATCACCTCGACGACGCCGCATTTGTTGCACTTGTATTCGTAAATTGGCATTTGCGGTCTCAGACTGCCAGTCGCGCGAATGCGACCCTACTCACCATTTAGGTAATCACCCTCGCCTACCGTGTCAACGTCGAGGGAAAGAATTCGGTTTTGATTCGCCTGAAAGCCAGCACTCCTCGGCTTGGAGTGCCGATCAAGGTCATGCGAACCCCGGAACGAGAACGTGGACCACGGTGGGAATCAGCCACATTTGGACGAACTCTATGGCGACGATTACGACCAGAGGGGAAAAATCGATTCCGCCAAAGAACACCGGCAGGTGATCCCGCACCCACCCGAAGAGCGGTTCCGTCACACCGTAGAGGAAGCGGACGATTGGGTTGTAGGGGTTCGGTTCAATCCAGGTGAGCAACGCCGCGATTATCACAATCCAGAAGTAGATGTTGAGCAATCCTTCCAGGACGTTCCTGAAGAAGAGGACTAGATTTACCCAGGGACTCAAGTGCGACGCTTCGCCTCAGCTTACCCGGCCAAGTTCGCGAGAGCGATCGGCCGCGGCGTGAATTGCGCGGGCCACGATATCAGAAAATCCGCTCTCCGCGAATCGGCGGAGCGCGGCTTCGGTGGTTCCGCCCGGCGATGCGACCACCCGGATAAGCTCGGCCACCTCGCGCTTTGACCCTCGCATCACGTGTTCAGCGCCGCGAAGGGTTTGCAGCGTCATACGTAGCGCCAGGTCGCGTGGGAGACCCTCATTGATAGCGCTATCGACCATCGCTTTGGCGAATACATAGACATATGCGGGGCCGCTACCGGAAAGCGCAGTGACCGCATCGAGCAGGCGTTCGTCACTGACGGCGACCGCGTCCCCCACTGCTTGGAAAATGCGCATTGCGAACGACTCGTCGGCCTTGCTGGCACCTTTGCTGCGGACTAGGGCGGCCATTCCCTGTCCCACCATCGCGGGCGCGTTCGGCATCACGCGGATGACTCGGGCGCGGGCGCCGAGAAACCGGCATATGCGTTCGCTGGGAACTCCGGCTGCGATCGAAATGAAAAGATGGCTTTTCGCGTCTGGCTTCAGAGCGGCCCCGATTTCGCTCAGGACCTCATCAATGATCTGTGGCTTTACCGCAATCACGATTGCGCGCGCCTGACGGATGATCAGCAAGTTATCAGCGGTGGTTTCAACCTTGAGCCTG of the Candidatus Binataceae bacterium genome contains:
- a CDS encoding CoA transferase, translated to MEKSDFYRDARQDLPGPLAGIRVLEATTSWAGPMCGCVLADLGADVIKVEDPAGEVGRRIPPFLPGANRPISFLQATVNRNKRSLTLDLRTPQGREIFLKLTRKADIVVQNFRPGTFDRWGVGYAACCGVKPDIIYVSISGFGQFGPIHDRVGYDPLAQAMSGFMSLNGPVEGGPSKAPTFLCDDLAGLHGAIAALAALQHRARTGEGQHCDVSLLDAAIFQSNGYLTLGALGAPMPRMGNEFTFSIPCNTFHCRDGIVMMGILLDTHWKVLARICERDDLADDPEYATIPGRMKHRAECNAMAAKWCADLTVDEVVAICAREGIACAPVNTYTQAAQDPHVHERDMLQETIQEDGSRAPITGPAAKFSRTPVRIRNGSPALGAHNDQILDELGIDAAACARLRNAKVI
- a CDS encoding hydantoinase B/oxoprolinase family protein; its protein translation is MKLDAVALAVMNNRLAAIAEEMGVVLGQTGYSPNIKERHDFSCALFDAQGELVAQAAHIPVHLGSTPLSVRAAIQHLELYPGDIAALNDPFAGGTHLPDLTLVMPIFLGRDRRPFAYAANRAHHADIGGMAPGSMALSTEIYQEGFRLPPVKVVERGTVSRDVMALFLANTRVREEREGDLRAQIAALRVGADRLRALVGNSGRMVVSTAMNELKDYAARLMRSSLRALKPGLYRARDFLDDDGFGTRRIRIQVSVRIREGRALVDFTGSAPQVRGSVNANYAITLSATFYVMKCLASEAVPANEGLMQPIKLVAPLGSVVNALPPAAVAGGNVETSQRIVDVLFRALAKAAPAKVPAASSGSMSNLTIGGFDRFRNRHFSYYETIAGGAGGAPGHAGASGIHTHMTNTLNTPIEALEAYYPMRITEYRIRRGSGGRGKAPGGDGLVRELECLVESNVSLLTERRALRPWGLAGGGAGASGANYLVRGKRRTGLAAKTNATLQPTDRVRIETPGGGGWGRP
- a CDS encoding hydantoinase/oxoprolinase family protein, with product MPSRLRHASSNIAVGIDTGGTFTDLIAIVDGALRVHKVPSTPDDPARAVLKGLREMLPDTWPSLVTYSSTVATNALLERKGARVTILTNAGFEDLIEIGRQNRDDLYALAPSRPEPLVPRMRRIGVHERTLYDGRSLTKLSRREIARVANLARRSGADSFAVCLLHSYANPRAEEGLARALAALRRPLSVSHRLLSEYREYERFSTAVVNAYVAPKMASHLENLRRNLRGARLRIMQSNGSATGVELARAEPIRTILSGPAAGVVGAAALARVIGTDRFITFDMGGTSTDVSLFYTAARVRTLSYPDGYAVRAPVIDIHTVGAGGGSIARVDAGGSLRVGPESAGADPGPACYGRGTAPAVTDADLIAGRLVAGNFLGGRMRLYPDRARTAVRKIAAVMKTSLIAAARGVIQVVNANMERALRVITVERGFDPRDFVLLGFGGAGPMHAAELALDLGIRHVVFPRNPGLLCAWGAIGAPLGREYSTTVREVDPPYARLMQRARPLIVRARRELAGEGAPRSAFAAEVHLDMRYRGQSYELEVPLTRNFKDAFHAAHRRTFGHSASEAAVEVVNLRLRASAADKPPSLAKIPRQRGAASPLGRADVLVRSRQRRAPVFARDSLGAGARIRGPAIVVELSATAYVAPEFTLRVDDYGNLHLEAGR
- a CDS encoding alcohol dehydrogenase catalytic domain-containing protein, whose product is MRALVVDPKLIFRSDSPNPAPTARETIVRVSMAGICGTDLELMRGYMGYRGVPGHEFVGRVTATNDPKLRGQRVVGEINTACGRCPYCRNGLARHCPDRTVLGILGRDGAFAEYLCLPNENLLPVPDSIPDETAVFTEPLAAAYEIFEQLHVARDRTIVVLGDGRLGALIALALKREGYLPIVAGHHPQKLGRLVSLGLSTSLEQDLKERFDYVVDCTGHGDGLRRATELVKPRGTIVLKSTAATGATLNLAPLVVNEITVVGSRCGRLAPALAALESGRLDPRPLIDGTFPLEEGAAAMEAAAKSSNFKILLKPS
- a CDS encoding zinc ribbon domain-containing protein; this translates as MPIYEYKCNKCGVVEVMQRITEAPLKKCPNCKSKVERMMSRSSFVLKGTGWYATDYANKGKDHAPASEDGASAPNGSPKGESQSESKTEAKSEAKTSTESKPSSSEKTTPAKSAD
- a CDS encoding YggT family protein, giving the protein MSPWVNLVLFFRNVLEGLLNIYFWIVIIAALLTWIEPNPYNPIVRFLYGVTEPLFGWVRDHLPVFFGGIDFSPLVVIVAIEFVQMWLIPTVVHVLVPGFA
- the proC gene encoding pyrroline-5-carboxylate reductase; the protein is MKKLGFIGGGNMAEALAHGLVEHKVFRASDLIVSDIAPARRSALKRRLKVETTADNLLIIRQARAIVIAVKPQIIDEVLSEIGAALKPDAKSHLFISIAAGVPSERICRFLGARARVIRVMPNAPAMVGQGMAALVRSKGASKADESFAMRIFQAVGDAVAVSDERLLDAVTALSGSGPAYVYVFAKAMVDSAINEGLPRDLALRMTLQTLRGAEHVMRGSKREVAELIRVVASPGGTTEAALRRFAESGFSDIVARAIHAAADRSRELGRVS